CGATGCGCTCAACATTGATGTTACCGGCGGCAAGTCGATCAATGCCATCCGCGCCTTCGTCGGCAAGGGCACGCTGGTCTGGGGCGCCCGCACGCTGGCCGGCAACGACAACGAGTGGCGCTACATCTCGGTTCGCCGCTTCTTCAACATGGTCGAGGAATCGATCAAGAAGTCGACCTACTGGGCGGTCTTCGAGCCGAACGATGCCAACACCTGGGTCAAGGTGCGCGGCATGATCGAGAACTACCTGACGCAGAAATGGCGCGAAGGCGCGCTGGCCGGCGCCGCACCGAAGGATGCCTTCTTCGTCCGCTGCGGGCTGGGCGTCACGATGAGCGCGCAGGACATCCTGGAAGGCCGGATGAATGTCGAGATCGGCATGGCGGCGGTCCGCCCGGCTGAGTTCATCATCCTGAAGTTCTCCCACAAGTTGCAAACCAGCTGATCCGCCCACTGACACGAAAGGACATCCACCATGCCCGCACAATATCCGCTGCCGGTCTTCCACTTCCGTGTGGAGTGGGGCGGCACCCGCATCGGCTTTTCCGAAGTGACCGGCCTGACGCAGGAAAACCAGGCCATCGAGTATCGCGACGGCTCTTTCATGGAGTATTCGTCGATCAAGATGCCCGGCCTGCGCAAGTTCAGCAACATCACGCTGAAGCGCGGCGTGATCAAGGCTGACAACGACTTCTTCAAGTGGCTGTCGACGATCAAGCTGAATACCGTCGAACGTCGCGACCTGACGATCAGCCTGCTCGACGAAGCGCACAACCCGGTGATGACCTGGCGGGCGCTCAATGCCTTCCCGGTCAAGGTTGAAGGGCCGCAGCTCAAGGCGTCCGGCAACGAAGTGGCGATCGAGGCCATCGAGCTGGCGCACGAAGGACTTGAGGTCCAGAACCCGTGAGCGATTGAGCGCAAGCTGCCATGGCCTCCTACTATCCGCCGGTCAGTTTTCATTTCGCGGTCGAGTTTGTCGGCTTGTCTGACAAGGCCGACACGCGCTTTACTGAAGTCGGCGGGCTGGCGGTCGAGATGGGTAGCGAGGAAGTGCCCGAGGGTGGCGAAAACCGCTTCGTGCAGAAATACCCGACCCGGGCCAAGTACCCGGAACTGGTGCTCAAGCGCGGCTTGCTGAAAAGCTCGGCGGTCTGGTCATGGATTCGGGACTGCATCGTCGATTACAAGATCGAGCTGCGCAACATCGACATCATCCTGCTCAACGAGTCGCACGAGCCGCTGATGACCTGGCATGTCATCGGGGCGTGGCCAACGAAGTGGGCAGTCGGTGATCTCAATGCCAGCAGCAACACCTACGCCGTCGAATCGATGCAGTTCGCCTACCAGTACTTCACGGTCGACAAGAATTAGGAGCCAAAAACGAAATGCCCATCATCATCGATGAAGTGGTGATTTCCGTCGAAGTCGGCAACCGCGAGGCCGGCGGAGCCAGTGCGGCCGGTGCTGCGCCGGTTGAGGATAAACAGGCGCTGGTCGAGGAATGCGTCGCCCGCGTGCTGGAAATCCTTCGCGAACGCGAGGAGCCCTGACATGAGTTCGGGCATCGGCGCGAGCGTAGGCCAGGTGATCGGCGCCGGGGCGGGCCAGATCGATGTTGGCGGCACGCCGAACGGGACGCTGGAAATGCTGACCATCCTGGCGCATGCCCAGCCGGACTATAGCGATCGGCCCATCAATTACTTTTCTGCCTACGTCAATCCGGCAGAAATCACCCAGTCCTACGAGATCGAATACGACGCCGCGCAGGGGTCCGGGACGACCAGCAGCCGCATGGAGTTCAAGAAGGTCAAGCCGGGCGACCTGACGCTGAGCTTCTTCCTTGATGGTACCGGGGCCAATGGCCGCCGCAAGGTCGAGGTTCAGGCCTGGGTCGAGCTGTTTCAGGAAGTCACCGGCTACAACGGCGACATTCACCGTCCCAATTATCTGAAAGTGGTTTGGGGCACCCTGCAGGTCAAGCGCTGCGTGTTGAAGAGCGCCTCGATTGCCTACAAGCTGTTCCGCGCCGATGGCGTGCCGCTGCGCGCCGTGATCACCGCTGTCTTCACCGACAATTCCGACGATCAGACTCGGGTCGCCACGGCGCAGGATCAGTCGCCGGACCTGACGCATCGCCGCATTTTCAAAGCCGGCGACCGTCTGCCGGCGCTCTGCAATGCCATCTATGGCGATCCGCGGCTTTACCTGCGCGTCGCTGAAGCCAACGGGCTCGACGATTTCCGGCATATCGAGCCGGGCACCGAGCTCTTCTTTCCGCCACTGGAGAAATAGACCGTGCCGGAAGCCCGCGCCCTGCCCATCGCCGCCGAACATCGCGAATTCACCGTCAAGGCCGGTGGCGAGGCAGTGCCGCGCGAATATCAATTGCTGTCGGTCAGTGTCACGCTGGCCGCCAACCGGATTGCCTCAGCCAAGCTGGTCTATGTCGACGGTGCGGCGTCAAGCGGGCAGTTTCCGCTCAGCGACAGTGATCTGTTCAAGCCCGGCCAAAGCATTGAAATCCTGGCCGGGGCGGGGCGCGATAGTACCTCGGTATTCATCGGAACAGTTGTTCGTCAGGGCGCGCGGGTGCGTGAAGCCGCCGCCTCGCAACTGGTTGTCGATTGCAAGCATGTGGCGATGAAGCTGGCCGTCACCGATCGCTCGACCGACTATTTTGATCAGACCGACAGCGACATCATCGACGCCGTGCTGAGCGCGGCTGGCGTGGGTGCCGATGTCGAATCGACCTCGTTGCAACACAAGCAGGTGCTGCAATACCAGAGCACGGATTGGGATTTCATCCTCGCCCGGGCGCGGGCCAATGGCCAGCTGGTGTGGTGCGAGGGCGACAAGCTGGTGGTGCGCAAACCGGCACTGGATGGCGCTACCGTCTGCACGTTGCAGTACGGTGCCACCTTGCTCGAATTCGAAGGCGAGATCGACGCCCGTTTGCAGCACCCGGCCTACAAGGGCGCCAGTTGGGATGCGGCCGGTCAGGAGCTGGTCGAAGTCGAAGGTGCCACGCCATCCTTCACGGCTCCCGGCGATCTGAGCAGCGACGATCTGGCCGGTGTCGCAGATCAGGCTTTCGACGTGCGCCACCCGGCGCTGCCGGAAGCGGAATCGCAGGCCTGGGTCGATGGCATCGCGCTCTATCACCGGGTC
The Betaproteobacteria bacterium DNA segment above includes these coding regions:
- a CDS encoding phage tail protein, whose translation is MPAQYPLPVFHFRVEWGGTRIGFSEVTGLTQENQAIEYRDGSFMEYSSIKMPGLRKFSNITLKRGVIKADNDFFKWLSTIKLNTVERRDLTISLLDEAHNPVMTWRALNAFPVKVEGPQLKASGNEVAIEAIELAHEGLEVQNP
- a CDS encoding phage tail protein, with protein sequence MASYYPPVSFHFAVEFVGLSDKADTRFTEVGGLAVEMGSEEVPEGGENRFVQKYPTRAKYPELVLKRGLLKSSAVWSWIRDCIVDYKIELRNIDIILLNESHEPLMTWHVIGAWPTKWAVGDLNASSNTYAVESMQFAYQYFTVDKN
- the vgrG gene encoding type VI secretion system tip protein VgrG; amino-acid sequence: MPEARALPIAAEHREFTVKAGGEAVPREYQLLSVSVTLAANRIASAKLVYVDGAASSGQFPLSDSDLFKPGQSIEILAGAGRDSTSVFIGTVVRQGARVREAAASQLVVDCKHVAMKLAVTDRSTDYFDQTDSDIIDAVLSAAGVGADVESTSLQHKQVLQYQSTDWDFILARARANGQLVWCEGDKLVVRKPALDGATVCTLQYGATLLEFEGEIDARLQHPAYKGASWDAAGQELVEVEGATPSFTAPGDLSSDDLAGVADQAFDVRHPALPEAESQAWVDGIALYHRVDQVSGRGKCEGIATVKPGVIVELAGLGRRFNGKVLVSGVRHEFSLVQGWKTHVQFGGVDLESPRKPAAEGLLPSVSGLQIGIVTSNEDPDGEDRVRIKLPMLGLSSDGLWARVASLDAGNDRGFFFRPEIGDEVIVGFMADDPRYPVILGMLNSSAKPAPLKGSDDNHEKMLKTRSGMTVHFDDDKIVMKLATPAGNSIVLSEDDKSLTLADQNGNKMVMDSDGIHFESAKAVEMKAGTETKMEASTSFEIKAGSELKLEGSASAELKGGGMAKLSGALVQIN